Proteins from a single region of Crassaminicella profunda:
- a CDS encoding BglII/BstYI family type II restriction endonuclease: MEFITHSFRYGLEIFQTQPDFNRLWLEVIQELNRITDYDIITYFNSQTRRAKSISDAINHLIDERLRARGWNSQSNIFNESEYRSTGRNSSWRLDFAKDDISIEVAFNHGEAVAWNLIKPVLASELNHVEKAIQTRAGILICATDEMKRAGGFDGSVGTYEKYLQYLRPLNNLLTVPMVVVGLLAPRTFRIEHYKDGRNTYGRVVYLE; the protein is encoded by the coding sequence ATGGAATTTATTACACATTCATTTCGATATGGATTAGAAATTTTTCAAACTCAACCTGATTTTAATAGATTGTGGCTAGAAGTTATACAGGAGTTAAATCGAATTACAGATTATGATATTATAACTTACTTTAATTCTCAAACAAGACGAGCTAAAAGTATTTCTGATGCAATAAATCATCTTATAGATGAAAGACTGAGAGCAAGGGGGTGGAATTCTCAAAGCAATATTTTTAATGAATCAGAATACAGATCAACAGGTAGAAATAGTAGTTGGAGATTGGATTTTGCAAAAGATGATATATCTATTGAAGTTGCATTTAATCATGGTGAAGCTGTAGCTTGGAATTTGATAAAGCCAGTATTAGCAAGTGAATTAAATCATGTAGAGAAAGCGATTCAGACAAGAGCTGGAATTTTAATTTGTGCTACAGATGAAATGAAAAGAGCAGGAGGTTTTGATGGTTCTGTAGGAACATATGAAAAATATTTACAGTACTTAAGACCTCTTAATAATTTGTTAACGGTACCTATGGTAGTTGTTGGATTATTGGCACCTAGGACATTTAGGATAGAACACTATAAAGACGGTAGAAATACATATGGAAGGGTAGTTTATTTGGAGTAA
- a CDS encoding Sau3AI family type II restriction endonuclease has product MNNYVPYNKYSPIAIEKYAKRLENYTFKSILPDEYKNYKGKGGLGQLLEKYYFLYEPNSDKNPDFKEAGVELKVSPYKINKNGSYSAKERLVLNIINYMDIVYESFETSTFLHKNKLILLIYYLYEKEINRLDYKINHVQLFSFPESDLKIIKDDWEKIVSKIRQGKAHELSEGDTFYLGACTKGKNKSSLREQPYSKAKSMQRAFSLKNKYMTHVLNDYIVPRRPTYEPQNEEVLLVSESSVNYNSNGVTAYEPIIKDVLTLENTTFESYIINKININKGKSIDELATQYSVKIGNLKNFASKVALKMLGVNSKNALEFEKANIKVKAIRIEKNGKIKEHMSFPTFKFKEIVTQNWEESDFRNILYETKFLFVIFRYDENDVLRLYKGMFWNMPLKDLDTEVKRVWEKTVNVIQNGISTWKKGKREFNNLPSPSENPVSHVRPHAKNKADIYILPDGRKFTKQCFWLNNSYILKQIEKE; this is encoded by the coding sequence ATGAACAATTATGTACCTTATAATAAATATTCACCAATAGCTATTGAGAAATATGCAAAAAGATTAGAAAACTATACTTTCAAGAGTATTTTACCCGACGAATATAAAAATTATAAAGGCAAAGGAGGGTTAGGGCAATTATTAGAAAAATACTATTTTCTATATGAGCCTAATAGCGACAAGAATCCTGATTTTAAAGAAGCTGGTGTTGAGTTAAAAGTATCTCCATATAAAATAAATAAAAATGGCTCGTATTCTGCAAAAGAAAGATTAGTTTTAAATATAATTAATTATATGGACATTGTTTACGAGTCATTTGAGACTAGTACTTTCTTACATAAAAATAAACTGATTCTACTTATCTATTATTTATATGAAAAAGAAATTAATAGATTAGATTATAAAATTAATCATGTTCAATTATTTTCATTTCCAGAAAGCGATTTGAAAATAATTAAAGATGATTGGGAGAAAATAGTAAGTAAAATCAGGCAAGGAAAAGCTCATGAATTATCAGAAGGAGATACGTTTTATTTGGGTGCATGTACTAAAGGTAAAAATAAAAGTTCATTACGAGAACAACCTTACTCTAAAGCTAAATCAATGCAACGAGCTTTTTCATTAAAAAATAAATATATGACCCATGTATTAAATGATTATATAGTACCCCGAAGACCTACTTATGAGCCTCAAAATGAAGAAGTATTATTAGTAAGCGAGAGCTCTGTCAACTATAATTCAAATGGTGTAACGGCTTATGAACCAATAATAAAGGATGTATTAACACTTGAAAATACTACATTTGAATCCTATATTATTAATAAAATTAATATTAACAAAGGAAAGAGTATTGATGAATTGGCAACACAGTACTCTGTTAAAATTGGGAACTTGAAGAATTTTGCTTCTAAAGTGGCTCTAAAAATGCTAGGAGTTAATTCAAAAAATGCACTAGAATTTGAAAAGGCTAATATTAAAGTAAAGGCTATTCGAATAGAAAAAAACGGAAAAATTAAGGAGCATATGTCTTTTCCAACTTTTAAATTTAAAGAAATAGTTACACAAAATTGGGAAGAATCTGATTTTCGAAATATATTATATGAAACAAAATTTTTATTTGTTATATTTAGATATGATGAAAATGATGTTTTAAGACTTTATAAAGGTATGTTTTGGAATATGCCTCTTAAAGATTTAGATACAGAAGTAAAGCGTGTATGGGAAAAAACAGTAAATGTTATACAAAATGGAATTTCAACTTGGAAAAAAGGAAAAAGAGAGTTTAATAATCTTCCATCTCCTTCTGAAAACCCTGTATCACACGTACGACCACATGCTAAAAATAAGGCAGATATATATATTCTTCCAGATGGTCGTAAATTTACGAAGCAATGTTTTTGGTTGAACAATTCATATATTTTAAAGCAAATTGAAAAGGAGTGA
- the dcm gene encoding DNA (cytosine-5-)-methyltransferase gives MDKTVVELFAGVGGFHLGLKKSSDNWNFVWANQWEPSRKAQDAFQCYMQHFGKNEFYINKDIGKIDKEQIPNHNLLVGGFPCQDYSVAATGAQGMQGKKGVLWWEIYNTLKAKNPSFVLLENVDRLLKSPASQRGRDFGVMLACFSQLGYSVEWRVINAAEYGFPQRRRRVFIFAFKDNTKYSRNLIGVEFKDLIHTKGFFQNQFPIHEDIKTSNGIDFNFDSIIDISDNFSFIFKNSGIMSSGNIYTEETIPKYDGEFMLLKDILETDVDEKYYLNGELDKWKAMKGPKKIQRTSKTGHAYTFSEGQIAFPDPIDKPGRTMLTSESSKNRSTHIIEDPQTGRRRKLTPIECERLNGFDDNWTNTGMSERFRYFCMGNALVVGLVEKMGNTLNEIFNNEE, from the coding sequence ATGGATAAAACAGTAGTAGAACTTTTTGCTGGAGTAGGCGGCTTTCACTTAGGATTAAAAAAGTCTTCAGATAATTGGAATTTTGTTTGGGCTAATCAATGGGAACCTAGCAGAAAAGCTCAAGATGCATTTCAATGTTATATGCAACATTTTGGTAAGAATGAATTTTATATTAATAAAGATATAGGTAAAATAGATAAAGAACAAATTCCAAATCATAACTTACTTGTCGGTGGATTCCCTTGCCAAGACTATTCTGTAGCCGCTACAGGAGCACAAGGTATGCAAGGTAAGAAAGGGGTTCTCTGGTGGGAAATATACAATACATTAAAAGCTAAAAATCCTTCTTTTGTTCTTTTGGAAAATGTAGATAGATTATTGAAATCTCCAGCAAGTCAAAGAGGAAGAGATTTTGGAGTTATGCTAGCATGCTTTTCACAGTTGGGCTATTCCGTAGAATGGAGAGTAATCAATGCGGCAGAGTATGGATTTCCTCAAAGGAGAAGAAGAGTTTTTATATTCGCCTTTAAGGATAATACAAAATACTCTAGAAATTTAATTGGCGTTGAATTTAAGGATTTGATTCACACTAAAGGTTTTTTTCAAAATCAATTTCCAATCCATGAAGATATTAAAACGTCTAATGGAATAGATTTTAACTTTGATAGTATTATTGATATTTCAGATAACTTTAGTTTTATATTCAAGAATTCAGGAATCATGAGTAGTGGAAATATATATACAGAAGAAACCATACCTAAATATGATGGAGAATTTATGTTACTTAAAGATATACTAGAAACGGATGTTGATGAGAAATATTATTTAAATGGTGAACTAGATAAGTGGAAAGCTATGAAAGGGCCAAAAAAAATCCAGAGAACTAGTAAAACTGGACATGCATACACCTTTTCAGAAGGACAAATAGCATTTCCAGACCCTATAGATAAGCCAGGTCGAACTATGTTAACATCTGAATCTTCGAAAAATAGAAGTACCCATATAATTGAAGATCCACAAACAGGCAGGAGAAGAAAATTAACTCCTATTGAGTGCGAGCGCTTAAATGGTTTTGATGATAATTGGACAAATACGGGAATGTCTGAACGGTTTAGATACTTTTGTATGGGAAATGCTTTAGTCGTTGGTTTAGTTGAAAAAATGGGAAATACACTTAATGAAATATTTAACAATGAAGAGTAG
- a CDS encoding DEAD/DEAH box helicase family protein — protein sequence MKTKNQSIRLGSVAEDLFIEIFTETFGPENTKYLAIQYPFIDIYGNHRYIDFALESEGEKVAIEIDGENWHNPSKVSQNKYYDDLLKQNSLMYNYWKVYRWVYNQLKTTPEKVKDELLTFLGELPMFKELEDYLPKQKGKAFVLKDHQSEAIENLEKMRKNNESIALLYHATGTGKTITAVTDAKKLGKRTLFLAHTKELVDQAKKSFEEAWEEVSCGIYMGEEKEKESHVVCASIQSISNHLEKFKPEDFGYVVIDEAHHGTADTYRKILGYFKSQFTLGLTATPERSDGEDILELFKNVAHKLDLKTAVEIGELVPIRCIRVKTNVDLTSVRINGIKYNSQDLESKLFVPERNQLIIDTYLKYVKNRKTVVFCASVFHAEEIAGLFKEVGINAESVSGRTKPKQRDKILKSYEEGDIQVLCACDLLNEGWDSPKTEVLFMARPTMSKTIYMQQLGRGTRKAKGKDYLMVFDFIDNANLFNMPLSAHRMFDLSKYVPGDYVVASNKQRKIDLDLHRKGEKPTVLLDFPVDVSDYEIIDLFNWQKEVKDLISQIEFVRMVDVQSETLSRYIREGKIIPDLQVPMGSRTFKYFSEETVKRYAKEFGWEIINAANMKDKFMEMVKTMDMSYSYKPVLLKAMLEEADEKGKVLLEDIVDYFIDFYEDRKSRGLQAEKKRCIYNKEVVNRKDVRRNILSNPFKRFEDMKFMEKCKEVEYVRFNRHIWKRLSNKEKMWIDEWCDEKLKKYFGDM from the coding sequence ATGAAAACCAAAAACCAATCCATAAGACTAGGAAGTGTTGCAGAAGATTTATTCATAGAAATATTCACAGAAACCTTTGGACCTGAGAATACGAAATACTTAGCCATACAATATCCTTTTATTGATATATACGGAAATCATAGATATATAGATTTTGCTTTAGAAAGTGAAGGAGAAAAAGTTGCTATAGAAATAGATGGTGAGAATTGGCACAACCCTTCAAAGGTATCTCAAAATAAGTATTATGATGATTTACTCAAGCAAAACAGTTTGATGTATAATTATTGGAAAGTTTATAGATGGGTATATAATCAACTAAAAACTACTCCTGAGAAAGTAAAGGATGAGCTTTTAACCTTTCTAGGAGAGTTGCCTATGTTTAAAGAATTAGAAGATTATTTACCAAAACAAAAAGGAAAAGCCTTTGTCCTAAAGGATCATCAATCAGAAGCTATTGAAAACCTTGAAAAGATGAGAAAAAACAATGAAAGTATTGCCCTTTTATATCATGCAACAGGGACAGGTAAAACCATAACAGCTGTAACAGATGCGAAAAAATTAGGAAAGAGAACTTTATTTTTAGCACATACAAAGGAGTTAGTCGATCAAGCTAAAAAATCCTTTGAAGAAGCTTGGGAAGAAGTCTCCTGTGGTATTTATATGGGAGAGGAAAAAGAGAAAGAATCCCATGTTGTTTGTGCTAGTATTCAAAGTATTAGCAATCATTTAGAAAAGTTCAAACCAGAAGACTTTGGATATGTTGTAATAGATGAAGCCCATCATGGGACAGCAGATACTTATAGAAAAATCTTAGGATATTTCAAATCACAATTTACTTTAGGGCTTACAGCAACTCCTGAGAGAAGTGATGGAGAAGATATTTTAGAATTATTCAAAAATGTGGCACATAAATTGGATTTAAAAACAGCTGTAGAAATAGGAGAATTAGTACCTATTAGATGTATAAGAGTAAAAACAAATGTAGATTTAACTTCTGTAAGGATTAATGGGATCAAATATAATTCACAGGATTTAGAAAGTAAATTATTTGTACCTGAAAGGAATCAATTGATTATAGATACCTATCTTAAATATGTTAAAAATAGAAAAACGGTAGTCTTTTGTGCTTCTGTATTTCATGCAGAAGAGATAGCTGGTCTTTTCAAGGAAGTTGGAATAAATGCAGAATCAGTATCAGGAAGAACGAAACCAAAGCAAAGGGATAAAATATTAAAATCCTATGAAGAGGGAGATATACAAGTATTGTGTGCTTGTGATTTGTTAAATGAAGGTTGGGATAGTCCGAAAACAGAAGTTTTATTTATGGCAAGACCAACCATGTCAAAAACTATTTATATGCAACAGTTAGGGCGAGGAACTAGAAAAGCTAAAGGGAAAGATTATTTGATGGTTTTTGACTTTATAGATAATGCCAATTTGTTCAATATGCCTTTATCTGCACATAGGATGTTTGATTTATCAAAATACGTTCCAGGGGATTATGTAGTTGCATCTAATAAGCAGAGAAAAATAGATTTAGATTTACATAGAAAAGGAGAAAAACCGACCGTATTACTTGATTTTCCTGTAGATGTATCGGATTATGAAATCATTGATTTATTTAATTGGCAAAAGGAAGTAAAAGATTTAATCTCTCAGATAGAATTTGTAAGAATGGTAGATGTTCAATCTGAAACATTGAGTAGATATATAAGAGAAGGAAAGATTATACCTGATTTACAAGTACCAATGGGAAGTAGAACCTTTAAATATTTCAGTGAAGAAACTGTTAAAAGATATGCAAAAGAATTTGGATGGGAGATTATCAACGCTGCAAATATGAAAGATAAGTTTATGGAAATGGTGAAAACTATGGATATGTCTTATTCCTATAAGCCTGTCTTATTAAAAGCTATGCTAGAAGAAGCAGACGAAAAAGGAAAAGTTTTGTTAGAAGATATTGTAGATTATTTTATAGATTTTTATGAAGATAGAAAAAGTAGAGGACTTCAAGCAGAAAAGAAAAGATGTATCTACAATAAAGAGGTAGTAAATAGAAAAGACGTTAGAAGAAATATTTTATCTAATCCATTTAAGAGGTTTGAAGATATGAAATTTATGGAAAAATGTAAAGAAGTAGAGTATGTAAGATTTAATCGACATATTTGGAAGCGGTTAAGTAATAAAGAAAAAATGTGGATAGATGAGTGGTGTGATGAGAAGTTAAAAAAATATTTTGGGGATATGTAG
- a CDS encoding VCBS repeat-containing protein: protein MNPYPYPYHILDFKQGDINGDGILDYVYLIGQRSSLNEFEDHIFILIQDGRTHQATKIPLKNIGGYNGQLFLGPFTSKNKLDILFSMDTGGSGRYIYAYLYTIKNNQPILIFDYDQFNGYSMYSAQFQNDFKVSVISEKKDKKFIIDVSSNKKMYIDAGVYDKNGKLLKPTDGGVLALGNLSPIIQNYNERYMLLGLQRIIGINNSDNLGAIQTYLKWDKKNFVPFFVQGLIMDQNN, encoded by the coding sequence ATGAATCCTTATCCTTATCCATACCATATCCTTGATTTTAAACAAGGGGATATAAACGGAGATGGTATATTAGACTATGTCTATCTCATAGGGCAAAGAAGCAGTCTAAATGAATTTGAAGATCATATTTTTATTCTTATTCAAGACGGAAGAACTCATCAAGCTACAAAAATTCCTCTTAAAAACATCGGGGGGTATAATGGACAATTATTTCTAGGTCCTTTTACCTCTAAAAACAAATTAGATATCCTTTTCAGCATGGATACAGGGGGTAGTGGTAGGTATATTTACGCTTACCTATACACCATAAAAAATAATCAACCCATCCTTATTTTTGACTATGATCAATTTAATGGTTATTCCATGTATTCTGCCCAATTCCAAAATGATTTCAAAGTATCCGTTATTAGCGAAAAGAAAGATAAAAAATTCATAATAGATGTAAGCTCTAACAAAAAAATGTATATAGATGCTGGGGTTTATGATAAAAATGGTAAACTATTAAAACCCACAGATGGAGGAGTATTAGCTCTAGGAAACCTCTCCCCAATTATCCAAAACTATAATGAACGCTATATGCTTTTAGGACTACAAAGGATCATCGGCATCAACAATTCAGATAATCTAGGAGCTATCCAAACCTATTTGAAGTGGGATAAAAAGAATTTCGTACCGTTTTTTGTTCAAGGATTGATTATGGATCAAAACAATTAG